The Mercurialis annua linkage group LG2, ddMerAnnu1.2, whole genome shotgun sequence genome contains a region encoding:
- the LOC126670428 gene encoding cationic amino acid transporter 1-like has protein sequence MASDGSGLQNRGCVCKKEDFLPKESFQSWNSYIHALSNIKTRFKDRVLARSLDNLELQEVRGESHNEMKKTLNCLDIFWFGIGVIMGAGVFVLTGEAARNDVGPAVILSYLISGIAALLSVLCYNEFATELPVAGGSFSYLRVELGDFVAFIAVGNILFEYIIYGAGVARSWTSYLATLFNNEPNTFRIHAPFLANNYNYLYPIAVMSSIFICIGACWSIKVLSRFNSIATIVHMFIWALIIIVGLAKANTANFTPFAPFGIRGILKAPSMLFFAYMGFDGVATLGEEIKNPGRDISLGLIGSMSVIVVLYCVLTAKLSLMQTYTHIDVDAPFTVAFQATGMNWAKYIVGLGALKGMTTVLLTNVLGQSRYFTHIGRTHMAPPILASVNKRTGTPLIATVCMTVANCIVAFFTSLDVLENLLSISTLFIFSLVALALLVRRYYVTNETLNVYKKKLIGLLGLIVPSSIACAVYWAVSNGWIGYVITVPIWFFSTLALQLTLNQARKPKLWGVPLVPWLPSASIALNVFIMGSIDGASFIRFSIWTGVLLVYYFVVELHASYDAAKKLQVEAAGNI, from the coding sequence ATGGCTAGTGATGGCAGTGGCCTTCAGAACAGAGGATGTGTCTGCAAAAAAGAAGATTTTTTGCCGAAAGAGTCATTCCAAAGCTGGAACTCCTATATTCATGCATTGTCTAACATAAAAACCCGGTTCAAGGATCGGGTTCTGGCACGATCACTAGATAATCTTGAGCTGCAGGAAGTGCGTGGCGAAAGCCATAATGAGATGAAAAAAACTCTGAATTGCTTGGATATTTTCTGGTTTGGGATTGGAGTTATAATGGGTGCAGGGGTATTTGTACTTACTGGCGAAGCTGCTCGGAATGATGTCGGTCCTGCGGTTATACTTTCATACCTAATATCGGGCATAGCTGCATTGTTATCAGTGTTATGTTACAACGAATTCGCGACGGAATTACCGGTAGCTGGAGGTTCATTTTCGTATCTTAGAGTGGAGCTGGGTGATTTTGTAGCTTTCATTGCTGTTGGGAACATTTTGTTTGAGTATATTATTTATGGTGCTGGCGTGGCTCGGTCTTGGACTTCGTATTTGGCTACCCTCTTTAACAATGAACCAAACACTTTCCGCATACACGCCCCATTTCTTGCaaataattataactatttaTATCCCATTGCTGTGATGAGTTCGATCTTTATTTGTATTGGAGCATGTTGGAGTATCAAAGTTTTATCAAGATTCAACTCAATTGCTACAATAGTCCACATGTTCATCTGGGCACTCATCATCATCGTCGGTCTTGCGAAGGCGAATACTGCCAATTTCACACCTTTCGCACCTTTTGGTATTCGCGGGATTCTGAAGGCACCATCTATGCTTTTCTTTGCATATATGGGATTTGATGGAGTAGCAACTTTAGGTGAGGAGATTAAAAACCCGGGTCGAGATATTTCGTTAGGACTAATTGGCTCCATGTCGGTTATTGTGGTACTTTACTGCGTTCTTACAGCAAAGTTAAGCTTAATGCAAACTTACACTCATATTGATGTTGATGCGCCATTCACAGTGGCATTTCAAGCTACGGGTATGAATTGGGCGAAATATATCGTTGGATTGGGTGCGTTGAAAGGGATGACAACAGTTTTGCTAACTAATGTGCTCGGACAATCTCGATATTTCACTCATATCGGCAGAACCCACATGGCCCCGCCTATACTTGCTTCCGTCAATAAAAGAACTGGAACCCCGTTGATTGCCACAGTTTGCATGACTGTAGCAAATTGTATTGTTGCTTTCTTCACAAGCCTTGATGTTTTGGAAAACCTCTTGTCTATCTCCACCCTTTTCATATTTTCTCTTGTGGCTCTTGCATTGCTGGTGAGACGATACTATGTGACTAATGAGAcattaaatgtttacaaaaagaAGCTTATTGGATTGTTGGGGTTAATCGTACCATCCTCAATTGCCTGCGCTGTTTACTGGGCAGTCTCAAATGGCTGGATTGGTTATGTAATAACCGTGCCGATTTGGTTTTTCTCCACATTAGCACTACAGCTGACACTGAATCAAGCAAGAAAGCCTAAATTGTGGGGAGTACCATTGGTGCCATGGCTGCCATCTGCTTCGATTGCTctaaatgtttttattatggGATCCATCGACGGGGCATCATTCATTAGATTTTCCATCTGGACAGGGGTATTGCTTGTCTATTATTTTGTTGTGGAACTGCATGCTTCTTATGATGCAGCAAAGAAATTGCAAGTAGAAGCAGCTGGCAACATTTAG